The following coding sequences are from one Clarias gariepinus isolate MV-2021 ecotype Netherlands chromosome 19, CGAR_prim_01v2, whole genome shotgun sequence window:
- the mat2b gene encoding methionine adenosyltransferase 2 subunit beta isoform X3: MLGHGYGESEEDVCSPDRRVLVTGATGLLGRAVYKEFHKNGWATLGCGYNRARPRFLCCNLLDEDAVRAVILRFQPHVIIHCAAERRPDVVEHHTEAALNLNVHACATLAKEAAGIYLIYISTDYVFDGRNPPYGENDTPNPLNMYGKSKLRGEEEILRHCPGAAILRVPILYGEVEKVEESAVTVLWDRIQDGMESSTVDHCQQRFPTYTGDVARVCRNMAERGLQDSSLRGIFHYSGKEQMTKYEIACAIADAFNLHRSHLIPLTEQPAGAGAQRPQNAQLECSRLELLGLSVEPTPFKTAIRKCLWPFLYDKRWRQTVFH; the protein is encoded by the exons ATGTTGGGACACGGATATGGTGAGTCGGAG GAGGACGTGTGCAGTCCGGACCGGCGAGTCCTGGTGACTGGAGCCACTGGTCTTCTTGGACGTGCGGTCTACAAGGAGTTCCATAAGAATGGCTGGGCTACTCTGGGGTGTGGATACAACCGTGCTCGGCCTCGCTTCCTCTGCTGCAACCTGCTGGACGAGGACGCCGTGCGGGCCGTTATTCTCCGCTTCCAG CCCCATGTGATCATACACTGCGCTGCTGAGAGAAGGCCGGACGTGGTGGAACATCACACAGAAGCAGCCTTGAACCTGAATGTACACGCATGTGCTACATTGGCAAAAGAAGCAG CTGGCATCTATCTGATCTACATTAGCACTGATTATGTGTTTGATGGACGCAATCCCCCATATGGAGAAAACGACACCCCCAACCCGTTAAACATGTATGGAAAATCAAAGCTTAGGGGGGAAGAGGAGATACTCAGACACTGTCCAG GTGCTGCAATACTCAGGGTGCCCATTCTGTATGGAGAGGTGGAGAAAGTGGAGGAGAGTGCTGTCACTGTGTTGTGGGATCGCATTCAGGATGGTATGGAGAGCTCGACTGTAGACCACTGCCAGCAGCGCTTCCCCACTTATACCGGTGATGTCGCACGTGTCTGCAGGAACATGGCTGAGCGAGGTCTTCAG GATTCGTCTTTGCGTGGGATTTTCCATTACTCTGGAAAAGAGCAAATGACTAAATATGAAATAGCCTGTGCTATTGCAGATGCCTTTAACCTGCACAGGAGTCACCTGATACCG tTGACGGAGCAGCCTGCTGGAGCCGGCGCTCAGAGGCCACAGAATGCGCAGTTAGAATGTTCTCGTCTGGAGCTGCTTGGGCTGAGCGTGGAGCCGACTCCATTTAAAACTGCAATCAGGAAATGTCTCTGGCCTTTTCTTTACGATAAACGCTGGAGACAGACCGTCTTTCACTGA
- the mat2b gene encoding methionine adenosyltransferase 2 subunit beta isoform X1 yields the protein MSFRDKELKIRFSPGHVELVEEDVCSPDRRVLVTGATGLLGRAVYKEFHKNGWATLGCGYNRARPRFLCCNLLDEDAVRAVILRFQPHVIIHCAAERRPDVVEHHTEAALNLNVHACATLAKEAAGIYLIYISTDYVFDGRNPPYGENDTPNPLNMYGKSKLRGEEEILRHCPGAAILRVPILYGEVEKVEESAVTVLWDRIQDGMESSTVDHCQQRFPTYTGDVARVCRNMAERGLQDSSLRGIFHYSGKEQMTKYEIACAIADAFNLHRSHLIPLTEQPAGAGAQRPQNAQLECSRLELLGLSVEPTPFKTAIRKCLWPFLYDKRWRQTVFH from the exons ATGAGCTTCAGGGATAAGGAGTTAAAGATCCGTTTCAGCCCAGGTCACGTAGAGCTCGTGGAG GAGGACGTGTGCAGTCCGGACCGGCGAGTCCTGGTGACTGGAGCCACTGGTCTTCTTGGACGTGCGGTCTACAAGGAGTTCCATAAGAATGGCTGGGCTACTCTGGGGTGTGGATACAACCGTGCTCGGCCTCGCTTCCTCTGCTGCAACCTGCTGGACGAGGACGCCGTGCGGGCCGTTATTCTCCGCTTCCAG CCCCATGTGATCATACACTGCGCTGCTGAGAGAAGGCCGGACGTGGTGGAACATCACACAGAAGCAGCCTTGAACCTGAATGTACACGCATGTGCTACATTGGCAAAAGAAGCAG CTGGCATCTATCTGATCTACATTAGCACTGATTATGTGTTTGATGGACGCAATCCCCCATATGGAGAAAACGACACCCCCAACCCGTTAAACATGTATGGAAAATCAAAGCTTAGGGGGGAAGAGGAGATACTCAGACACTGTCCAG GTGCTGCAATACTCAGGGTGCCCATTCTGTATGGAGAGGTGGAGAAAGTGGAGGAGAGTGCTGTCACTGTGTTGTGGGATCGCATTCAGGATGGTATGGAGAGCTCGACTGTAGACCACTGCCAGCAGCGCTTCCCCACTTATACCGGTGATGTCGCACGTGTCTGCAGGAACATGGCTGAGCGAGGTCTTCAG GATTCGTCTTTGCGTGGGATTTTCCATTACTCTGGAAAAGAGCAAATGACTAAATATGAAATAGCCTGTGCTATTGCAGATGCCTTTAACCTGCACAGGAGTCACCTGATACCG tTGACGGAGCAGCCTGCTGGAGCCGGCGCTCAGAGGCCACAGAATGCGCAGTTAGAATGTTCTCGTCTGGAGCTGCTTGGGCTGAGCGTGGAGCCGACTCCATTTAAAACTGCAATCAGGAAATGTCTCTGGCCTTTTCTTTACGATAAACGCTGGAGACAGACCGTCTTTCACTGA
- the zgc:165573 gene encoding cysteine-rich and transmembrane domain-containing protein 1, which produces MSYDHPPPYTGPGAPAPGYPPASAPGYPAQGFPPQGYPAQGYPAQAPYPNYPAAPPGPYPAQPGYQGYPVPPQPGYGGPAYGDAPKSTVYVVEQGQRDSSGEQACLTACWTALCCCCLWDMLT; this is translated from the exons ATGAGCTACGATCATCCTCCACCATACACAGGGCCGGGTGCCCCTGCTCCAGGTTACCCTCCTGCCAGCGCTCCTGGCTACCCCGCTCAAGGCTTCCCGCCTCAGGGCTACCCCGCTCAGGGCTACCCCGCTCAAGCGCCGTACCCTAACTACCCTGCTGCTCCACCGGGGCCGTACCCCGCCCAACCTGGCTATCAGGGCTATCCAGTGCCTCCTCAACCTGGGTATGGAGGACCGGCGTATGGCGACGCTCCTAAAAGTACAG TGTACGTGGTGGAACAAGGTCAGCGGGACAGTTCGGGAGAGCAGGCGTGTCTGACCGCGTGCTGGACGGCCCTGTGCTGCTGCTGTCTCTGGGACATGTTGACCTAA
- the mat2b gene encoding methionine adenosyltransferase 2 subunit beta isoform X2 — translation MLNAAQICWDTDMEDVCSPDRRVLVTGATGLLGRAVYKEFHKNGWATLGCGYNRARPRFLCCNLLDEDAVRAVILRFQPHVIIHCAAERRPDVVEHHTEAALNLNVHACATLAKEAAGIYLIYISTDYVFDGRNPPYGENDTPNPLNMYGKSKLRGEEEILRHCPGAAILRVPILYGEVEKVEESAVTVLWDRIQDGMESSTVDHCQQRFPTYTGDVARVCRNMAERGLQDSSLRGIFHYSGKEQMTKYEIACAIADAFNLHRSHLIPLTEQPAGAGAQRPQNAQLECSRLELLGLSVEPTPFKTAIRKCLWPFLYDKRWRQTVFH, via the exons atgttaaacgCTGCTCAGATATGTTGGGACACGGATATG GAGGACGTGTGCAGTCCGGACCGGCGAGTCCTGGTGACTGGAGCCACTGGTCTTCTTGGACGTGCGGTCTACAAGGAGTTCCATAAGAATGGCTGGGCTACTCTGGGGTGTGGATACAACCGTGCTCGGCCTCGCTTCCTCTGCTGCAACCTGCTGGACGAGGACGCCGTGCGGGCCGTTATTCTCCGCTTCCAG CCCCATGTGATCATACACTGCGCTGCTGAGAGAAGGCCGGACGTGGTGGAACATCACACAGAAGCAGCCTTGAACCTGAATGTACACGCATGTGCTACATTGGCAAAAGAAGCAG CTGGCATCTATCTGATCTACATTAGCACTGATTATGTGTTTGATGGACGCAATCCCCCATATGGAGAAAACGACACCCCCAACCCGTTAAACATGTATGGAAAATCAAAGCTTAGGGGGGAAGAGGAGATACTCAGACACTGTCCAG GTGCTGCAATACTCAGGGTGCCCATTCTGTATGGAGAGGTGGAGAAAGTGGAGGAGAGTGCTGTCACTGTGTTGTGGGATCGCATTCAGGATGGTATGGAGAGCTCGACTGTAGACCACTGCCAGCAGCGCTTCCCCACTTATACCGGTGATGTCGCACGTGTCTGCAGGAACATGGCTGAGCGAGGTCTTCAG GATTCGTCTTTGCGTGGGATTTTCCATTACTCTGGAAAAGAGCAAATGACTAAATATGAAATAGCCTGTGCTATTGCAGATGCCTTTAACCTGCACAGGAGTCACCTGATACCG tTGACGGAGCAGCCTGCTGGAGCCGGCGCTCAGAGGCCACAGAATGCGCAGTTAGAATGTTCTCGTCTGGAGCTGCTTGGGCTGAGCGTGGAGCCGACTCCATTTAAAACTGCAATCAGGAAATGTCTCTGGCCTTTTCTTTACGATAAACGCTGGAGACAGACCGTCTTTCACTGA